A single genomic interval of Zobellia nedashkovskayae harbors:
- a CDS encoding type IX secretion system plug protein, which yields MRLNLIPFFFFFLTSSLCAQVQLEVNPPENIKTVIFGGPTEDQFPVIELGETMKLEFDDITASESDYYYKIIHCNYDWQPSQLLKSQYLSGVDNQRITNYENSYSTQQSYSNYKLSIPNDNVGLKVSGNYVLEVYNDNYELQFSRRFVVYKDLVTVGGVVKRSRDFNFINEKQVVQFSINAGNFQLVNPKKEVKVAILQNHQWETALYDVAPQYTIGTELVYKYDQETSFYGGNEFLNFDTSDLRAPTSQISKIEINDLYDHYLFVNRYRADNEYTYYPDINGDFLVRTLQGDDYSREAEYTRVHFALPYDERLGLDEVYVFGKHNNYALTEENKMVYNENNGMMEAEIKLKQGFYNYKYVIKREDGTIEINTIGGNFHFTENNYLILVYYRNFGDLYDSIIGVGSANSRNISN from the coding sequence ATGCGCTTGAATCTTATACCATTTTTTTTCTTCTTTCTGACATCTTCATTATGTGCTCAGGTTCAATTAGAGGTCAACCCGCCCGAGAACATTAAAACCGTAATTTTTGGAGGACCCACAGAGGACCAATTCCCTGTCATAGAGCTTGGAGAGACCATGAAACTGGAGTTTGATGACATTACCGCCTCCGAAAGTGATTACTACTACAAAATCATTCACTGCAACTACGATTGGCAACCTTCTCAACTTTTAAAATCACAATACCTTAGTGGCGTAGACAACCAACGTATTACAAATTACGAGAACAGCTATTCTACCCAACAGTCTTATTCTAATTATAAATTATCAATTCCCAACGATAATGTAGGCCTAAAAGTTAGTGGAAATTACGTTCTAGAAGTATATAATGACAATTATGAACTTCAATTTTCAAGGCGCTTCGTTGTTTACAAGGATTTAGTAACCGTAGGAGGAGTTGTTAAACGCTCTCGCGATTTTAATTTCATAAACGAAAAACAAGTAGTTCAATTTAGTATTAATGCTGGAAATTTTCAACTAGTAAATCCAAAGAAAGAAGTAAAAGTTGCCATTTTACAAAATCACCAATGGGAAACGGCACTTTATGATGTAGCGCCTCAATATACAATAGGTACCGAATTGGTATATAAATATGACCAAGAAACCAGTTTTTATGGCGGTAATGAATTTTTAAACTTTGACACTAGTGACCTTAGGGCTCCTACCTCACAAATCTCAAAAATAGAAATTAACGACCTTTACGACCATTATTTATTTGTAAATAGGTACCGAGCAGATAATGAATATACGTACTACCCAGATATTAATGGTGATTTTCTTGTCCGTACACTACAAGGAGATGACTACTCTAGGGAGGCGGAATACACCAGAGTCCATTTTGCTTTGCCCTATGATGAAAGATTGGGATTAGACGAAGTTTACGTTTTCGGAAAGCACAACAACTATGCTTTAACTGAAGAAAACAAGATGGTCTACAATGAGAACAATGGCATGATGGAAGCCGAAATAAAACTCAAGCAAGGCTTCTACAATTACAAATACGTTATAAAACGTGAAGATGGTACAATAGAAATTAATACTATTGGCGGTAATTTTCATTTCACGGAGAATAACTATTTAATATTGGTGTACTATAGAAATTTTGGCGATTTATACGACAGCATTATTGGCGTTGGGTCCGCAAACTCTAGAAATATCAGTAATTAG
- a CDS encoding Na(+)-translocating NADH-quinone reductase subunit A, with amino-acid sequence MSKDIRIKKGLNINLVGAAEQTTSKAVLSNVYAIGLSDFHGVTPKMLVKQGAEVKAGEPLFYNKNRESMLFVSPVSGELVEIVRGARRRILSLKILADKEQAAVVHDLLNVESASKEEVKAYLLKGGVWPFIKQRPYDIVADPDANPKAIFVSGYVTAPLAADLNYVLQGKEKELQAAITALDKLTPGKVHVSVGKSENSPLAGLKGVELHKVSGPHPAGLVGTQINRINPINKGETVWTVTPQDLVIIGELLLTGKFNAERTVALAGSSVKAPKYYTTKIGTEISTFLYASGVEGDNFRVINGDVLTGSKSAPDGHLGYYNNTVTAIPEGDDYELFGWNKPVFKKISATRALTFSWMQPNKKYDLTTNTNGEHRAFVVTGMYEKVFPLDIFPMQLLKACMIKDLDEMEQLGLYEVAPEDFSLTEFVCVSKQPHQQIIREGLDLLHKEIG; translated from the coding sequence ATGTCTAAAGACATCAGGATTAAAAAGGGCTTGAACATAAATCTTGTTGGAGCTGCAGAGCAAACTACATCAAAAGCCGTTTTAAGTAACGTTTATGCTATTGGCTTAAGCGATTTTCACGGAGTCACACCCAAAATGTTGGTAAAACAGGGTGCTGAAGTCAAAGCGGGAGAACCACTTTTTTACAATAAAAACAGGGAAAGCATGCTTTTCGTATCACCGGTAAGTGGTGAACTTGTTGAGATTGTAAGAGGAGCGCGAAGACGCATTCTCTCACTTAAGATTTTGGCAGATAAAGAGCAGGCAGCTGTTGTACACGATTTGTTGAATGTTGAAAGTGCTTCTAAGGAAGAGGTAAAAGCATACCTTTTAAAAGGCGGTGTTTGGCCTTTTATTAAACAACGCCCGTACGATATTGTTGCAGATCCGGATGCAAATCCTAAAGCAATTTTTGTTTCAGGTTATGTTACGGCACCTTTGGCAGCAGACTTAAACTATGTGTTGCAAGGGAAGGAAAAAGAGCTTCAAGCTGCAATTACCGCTTTGGATAAATTAACGCCAGGCAAGGTTCATGTTTCCGTTGGGAAATCTGAAAATTCACCATTGGCCGGTTTAAAAGGGGTTGAATTGCATAAGGTTTCTGGTCCGCACCCAGCTGGTTTAGTGGGTACGCAGATTAATAGAATAAATCCTATTAATAAAGGAGAAACAGTTTGGACGGTTACACCTCAGGATTTGGTGATAATTGGTGAGTTGTTGTTGACCGGTAAGTTTAATGCAGAACGTACTGTTGCTTTGGCAGGTTCTTCGGTTAAAGCTCCAAAATATTATACAACCAAGATTGGAACTGAAATCTCTACCTTCTTATACGCTAGTGGTGTAGAAGGAGATAATTTTAGAGTAATAAATGGTGATGTTCTTACGGGATCAAAATCGGCTCCAGATGGTCATTTAGGGTATTATAATAATACGGTAACTGCTATTCCAGAAGGAGACGATTATGAATTGTTTGGATGGAACAAGCCTGTATTCAAAAAAATATCGGCTACAAGAGCATTAACATTCTCTTGGATGCAACCAAATAAAAAGTACGACCTTACTACCAATACAAACGGAGAACATCGTGCGTTTGTGGTAACTGGTATGTATGAAAAAGTATTTCCATTGGATATCTTTCCTATGCAGTTGCTTAAAGCATGTATGATAAAAGATTTGGATGAGATGGAGCAACTGGGGCTTTATGAAGTGGCACCAGAGGATTTCTCGTTGACTGAGTTTGTTTGTGTTTCAAAACAACCGCATCAACAGATTATTAGAGAAGGATTAGATCTATTGCATAAAGAAATAGGATAA
- a CDS encoding NADH:ubiquinone reductase (Na(+)-transporting) subunit B, translating to MSDKKLTFKKRLHILKHHYRGKKMAPAFNALHTFLFAPDETTHSGSHVRAADDLKRTMNTVIMALVPVLIFSMFNAGYQHFSAINGFPQEFSLMNDFLTWDNFWIGIIKVLPLVVVSYGVGLLVEFIFAVIKGHEVEEGYLVTGMLVPLIVPIDTPLWMLSVAVVFGVVIGKEVFGGTGMNILNPALTIRAFLFFAYPTWMSGDKVWVYQAVERAGGPDAISGETILGYLAQNKGAEMSYTVSDMFFGFIPGSVGETSTFLILLGGLFLIFSKIASWRIMLSAVIGSLVMGLVFNGIVDQGWIGETSKFYGLMSFAFWQHLIVGGLAFGIVYMATDPVTGAQTNRGKWFYGFFIGFLSVMIRVFNPAYPEGVFLAILLMNVFAPTIDHYVVRGNVKRRLKRLKNATILPKDSAGKANELHAETV from the coding sequence ATGAGTGATAAAAAACTGACTTTCAAGAAAAGGCTGCACATTTTAAAGCACCATTATCGCGGTAAGAAAATGGCACCTGCATTTAATGCACTGCACACATTTTTATTTGCTCCTGATGAGACAACACATTCAGGTTCTCATGTTAGAGCGGCAGATGATTTAAAGCGTACCATGAATACGGTTATTATGGCCTTGGTTCCGGTATTGATTTTTTCAATGTTTAATGCAGGGTATCAGCATTTTTCTGCTATTAATGGGTTTCCACAGGAATTCTCTTTAATGAACGACTTTCTTACTTGGGACAATTTCTGGATCGGGATTATAAAAGTGCTTCCGTTGGTAGTTGTATCCTATGGAGTAGGACTTTTGGTAGAATTTATTTTTGCTGTTATTAAAGGTCATGAAGTAGAAGAAGGATACTTGGTAACAGGTATGCTAGTTCCGTTAATTGTACCAATAGATACGCCACTTTGGATGTTATCTGTAGCCGTTGTTTTTGGTGTGGTTATAGGTAAAGAGGTGTTTGGCGGTACAGGAATGAACATTCTTAACCCAGCCCTTACAATTAGAGCATTCTTATTCTTCGCTTATCCTACTTGGATGAGTGGTGATAAGGTTTGGGTTTACCAAGCTGTAGAGCGCGCTGGTGGTCCTGATGCTATTTCTGGTGAGACTATCTTAGGATATTTGGCACAGAATAAAGGAGCGGAAATGTCTTATACAGTTTCAGATATGTTCTTTGGTTTTATTCCTGGTTCAGTTGGTGAAACTTCAACCTTCTTAATCCTTTTAGGTGGGTTGTTCTTAATCTTTAGTAAGATAGCTAGCTGGCGTATTATGTTGAGTGCCGTAATAGGTTCTTTGGTAATGGGCTTAGTTTTTAATGGAATAGTTGATCAAGGATGGATTGGCGAAACAAGTAAATTTTACGGTCTAATGAGCTTTGCTTTCTGGCAACATCTTATTGTTGGTGGTTTGGCTTTCGGTATTGTTTATATGGCAACCGACCCTGTTACAGGAGCACAAACAAATCGTGGTAAATGGTTCTATGGTTTCTTCATTGGTTTCCTTTCGGTAATGATTCGTGTGTTCAACCCGGCATATCCAGAAGGTGTTTTCTTGGCAATACTTCTAATGAACGTATTTGCTCCAACAATTGACCATTATGTGGTTCGTGGAAACGTAAAACGTAGATTGAAACGATTGAAAAATGCAACCATCTTGCCAAAAGATTCAGCTGGCAAGGCAAACGAACTTCACGCAGAAACCGTATAA
- a CDS encoding Na(+)-translocating NADH-quinone reductase subunit C encodes MAINTDKNSYTVIFAAIMVVVVGSILAFAASSLKDRITENERFEKQQNILYAMGVNDNVDEGSVNFVSTDKVEDEFKSYIKEQLVIEGDKITEDDSAYLIDMKKQMAIAGKGGTAKLPLMIGEKDGKKYYIIPMYGKGLWDAIWGFIALDDKMVVQGVYFDHKGETPGLGANIKQRYFMDDFTGESILKGTEYAGIAVAKGNNDPLNNTKDDNEVDALAGATITGNGVSAMIKESLKLYKDYLQTVSAK; translated from the coding sequence ATGGCAATCAATACAGATAAGAATTCATACACCGTTATTTTCGCTGCCATTATGGTAGTGGTAGTAGGTTCTATTTTAGCTTTTGCGGCGTCTAGTCTTAAAGATAGAATAACCGAGAACGAACGGTTCGAGAAACAACAGAACATTCTTTACGCCATGGGTGTAAATGATAATGTTGATGAGGGTAGTGTAAATTTTGTTTCTACCGATAAAGTAGAAGATGAGTTTAAAAGCTATATCAAAGAGCAATTGGTTATTGAAGGTGATAAAATTACCGAAGATGACAGTGCTTATCTAATCGACATGAAAAAGCAAATGGCAATCGCCGGTAAGGGTGGAACCGCAAAGCTTCCTTTGATGATAGGAGAGAAAGATGGTAAGAAATACTACATCATTCCTATGTACGGAAAAGGACTTTGGGATGCTATTTGGGGCTTCATTGCGCTAGATGATAAAATGGTTGTACAGGGTGTTTATTTTGACCATAAGGGTGAAACTCCAGGTTTAGGGGCAAATATAAAGCAACGTTACTTTATGGATGACTTTACAGGTGAAAGCATTTTAAAGGGAACGGAGTATGCCGGTATAGCTGTGGCAAAAGGTAATAATGACCCTCTAAACAACACCAAGGATGATAATGAGGTAGATGCTTTAGCTGGTGCTACTATTACAGGTAATGGCGTTTCTGCTATGATCAAAGAGAGTTTAAAACTCTATAAAGACTATTTACAAACCGTTAGCGCAAAATAA
- a CDS encoding NADH:ubiquinone reductase (Na(+)-transporting) subunit D translates to MGLLTKKDAHLITDPLADNNPITIQVLGICSALAITAELKASVVMAVSVLFVLAMGNVVISLMRNIIPSKIRIIVQLIVVATLVIIVDQVLKAFAYELSKTLSVFVGLIITNCIIMGRFEAFALANGPWRSFLDGIGNSLGYGVILIIVGFFRELFGSGTLFGYPVLGNPIEKTGLYATGYENNGFMIIPPAALIVVGIIIWVQRSRNPALVEDH, encoded by the coding sequence ATGGGACTATTAACAAAGAAGGATGCACATCTAATAACGGATCCACTAGCAGATAATAACCCTATTACTATACAGGTATTGGGTATTTGTTCCGCTTTAGCAATTACAGCAGAGTTAAAAGCCTCTGTAGTAATGGCTGTTTCGGTACTGTTCGTACTTGCTATGGGTAACGTTGTTATTTCATTGATGCGAAATATTATTCCATCAAAAATTAGAATTATCGTTCAATTGATCGTAGTTGCCACATTGGTAATTATTGTGGATCAGGTCTTGAAGGCATTCGCCTATGAACTGAGTAAAACACTTTCTGTATTCGTTGGGCTTATTATTACCAACTGTATTATTATGGGACGTTTTGAAGCTTTTGCTTTAGCAAACGGTCCGTGGAGGTCTTTTCTTGATGGAATAGGGAATTCACTTGGGTACGGTGTAATTTTAATAATCGTTGGTTTCTTTAGGGAGCTTTTCGGTTCTGGAACTTTGTTCGGGTATCCTGTATTAGGAAACCCTATTGAAAAGACAGGTCTTTATGCTACAGGGTATGAAAACAATGGTTTTATGATTATTCCACCGGCGGCTCTTATTGTTGTAGGTATTATCATATGGGTACAACGTTCAAGAAATCCGGCATTGGTCGAAGATCATTAA
- the nqrE gene encoding NADH:ubiquinone reductase (Na(+)-transporting) subunit E: MLEHIELFFKSIFIDNMVFAVFLGMCSYLAVSKKVATAVGLGAAVIFVLAVTVPLNWLLDQYLLRDGALVWLGPEYADYNLSFLSFILFIATIATMVQLVEIVVEKFSPSLYNSLGIFLPLIAVNCAILGGSLFMQARDIQTLGLAFNYGVSSGIGWFLAILAIAAIREKIRYSNVPAPLRGLGITFIITGLMGIGFQSFGGMLTGGDDAPAPVEETTAEKVIEKKKIKEEIDTKEISYNDAINK; the protein is encoded by the coding sequence ATGTTAGAGCATATTGAATTGTTTTTTAAATCCATCTTTATAGATAACATGGTGTTCGCCGTGTTCTTGGGGATGTGTTCTTACCTGGCGGTTTCCAAAAAGGTGGCCACTGCTGTAGGTTTAGGAGCTGCTGTAATTTTTGTACTTGCCGTTACCGTTCCTTTAAACTGGTTATTGGATCAGTATCTATTAAGAGACGGTGCATTGGTCTGGTTAGGACCTGAATACGCAGATTATAACTTAAGCTTTCTTTCGTTCATTCTTTTTATCGCGACCATTGCAACAATGGTTCAGTTGGTAGAGATTGTGGTAGAGAAATTTTCACCTTCGCTATATAACTCTTTAGGTATTTTCTTGCCTTTAATAGCAGTAAACTGTGCTATTTTAGGGGGGTCACTTTTTATGCAGGCTAGAGATATTCAAACGTTGGGTCTAGCATTCAATTATGGTGTTAGTTCTGGTATTGGTTGGTTCTTAGCTATTTTGGCTATTGCCGCGATTCGTGAAAAAATCAGATATTCAAACGTTCCTGCTCCATTACGTGGGTTGGGAATTACTTTTATCATTACCGGATTAATGGGTATTGGTTTTCAGAGTTTTGGAGGTATGTTAACAGGTGGCGATGATGCTCCTGCACCAGTTGAAGAAACTACTGCTGAAAAAGTGATAGAGAAGAAAAAAATTAAAGAAGAGATTGATACCAAGGAAATCTCTTATAACGACGCCATAAACAAATAG
- the nqrF gene encoding NADH:ubiquinone reductase (Na(+)-transporting) subunit F, producing the protein MLLAASTGGTILITVVAFLILLMVLVALLLFTKEKLSPSGPVTITINGEKKIEVGSGSSLLTTLGNQKIFLPSACGGGGTCIQCECHVLSGGGEALPTETPHFSKRELNSGARLACQVKVKQDMNITIPEEVFGIKKWPGKVVRNYNVASFIKEFVVEIPEDMGYKAGGYIQIEIPQCEVKYADIDITAHPEEHETPDKFQAEWDKFNLWPLVMKNPETVERAYSMASYPAEGREIMLNVRIATPPWDRAKNGWMDVNPGVASSYIFNLKPGDDVIISGPYGEFFINESDSEMLYVGGGAGMAPMRSHLYHLFNTLKTNRKVTYWYGGRSKRELFYIEHFKELERNFPNFKFYLALSEPAEEDNWKVKENIDAPGDGFVGFIHNCVIDNYLSLHESPEDIELYFCGPPLMNKAVQKMGEDYGIPDEHIRFDDFGG; encoded by the coding sequence ATGCTATTAGCTGCAAGTACTGGAGGAACGATTTTAATCACCGTTGTCGCCTTTTTGATACTATTGATGGTCTTGGTGGCCCTTTTATTGTTCACCAAAGAAAAACTATCTCCTTCGGGGCCGGTTACCATTACAATTAACGGAGAAAAGAAAATTGAAGTTGGTTCAGGTAGTTCATTACTTACTACTTTAGGTAACCAAAAAATATTTTTACCATCTGCATGTGGTGGTGGTGGTACTTGCATACAATGCGAGTGTCATGTACTTTCTGGTGGTGGTGAAGCACTTCCTACGGAAACGCCTCACTTCTCTAAAAGAGAATTGAATTCAGGTGCACGTTTAGCCTGTCAGGTGAAAGTGAAACAGGACATGAATATCACAATTCCTGAGGAGGTATTCGGGATTAAAAAATGGCCGGGTAAAGTTGTTCGTAATTACAACGTAGCATCTTTTATCAAGGAATTTGTAGTTGAGATTCCTGAGGATATGGGATACAAAGCTGGTGGATATATTCAGATTGAAATTCCTCAATGTGAGGTTAAGTATGCTGATATTGATATTACAGCTCACCCAGAAGAGCACGAAACTCCAGATAAATTTCAAGCTGAATGGGACAAGTTTAATCTTTGGCCATTAGTAATGAAAAACCCTGAGACTGTTGAGAGAGCCTATTCTATGGCTTCTTACCCAGCTGAAGGTAGAGAGATTATGTTGAACGTTCGTATCGCGACCCCACCATGGGATCGTGCTAAGAATGGTTGGATGGATGTTAACCCTGGTGTTGCTTCTTCTTACATATTTAATTTGAAACCTGGTGATGATGTAATTATTTCAGGTCCTTACGGTGAATTTTTTATTAATGAGTCTGACTCAGAAATGCTTTATGTTGGTGGTGGAGCAGGTATGGCGCCAATGCGTTCGCATTTGTACCACTTGTTTAATACGTTAAAGACGAATAGAAAGGTTACCTATTGGTATGGTGGCCGTTCTAAAAGAGAGCTTTTCTACATTGAGCACTTTAAAGAATTAGAAAGAAACTTCCCTAACTTTAAATTCTATTTGGCACTTTCAGAACCTGCTGAAGAAGATAATTGGAAGGTTAAAGAGAATATAGATGCTCCTGGTGATGGTTTTGTAGGTTTCATACACAATTGTGTTATTGATAACTATTTAAGCCTTCACGAGTCTCCGGAAGATATTGAATTGTATTTCTGTGGACCTCCATTGATGAACAAAGCAGTGCAGAAAATGGGTGAAGACTACGGTATTCCCGATGAGCATATCCGCTTTGATGATTTCGGTGGATAA